The following DNA comes from Bradyrhizobium sp. SK17.
GCGATCATGGATCCCTACGGCAACGAGGCGGCGCTGAAGGCGATGGCCGATGCCGGGGTGTCGGCGTTCGCGATGGAATTGATGCCGCGCATCACCCGCGCCCAGGTGATGGACGTGCTGTCGTCGCAGGCCAACCTGGCCGGCTATCGGGCCGTGATCGAGGGCGCCGAGGCGTTCGGCCGCGCCTTCCCGATGATGATGACCGCGGCGGGCACCGTTCCGGCTGCGAAAGTGTTCGTGATGGGCGTCGGCGTCGCCGGGTTGCAGGCGATCGCGACGGCGCGGCGGCTCGGCGCGGTGGTGACCGCGACGGACGTGCGGCCGGCGACCAAGGAGCAGGTGGAGAGCCTCGGCGCCAAATTCCTCGCCGTCGAGGACGAGGAGTTCAAGAACGCGCAGACCGCCGGCGGCTACGCCAAGGAGATGTCCAAGGAGTACCAGGCCAAGCAGGCCGCGCTGACCGCCGAGCACATCAAAAAGCAGGACATCGTGATCACCACCGCGCTGATCCCGGGCCGTCCGGCGCCGAAGCTGGTCTCGGGCGAGATGGTGAAGTCGATGAAGCCCGGCTCGGTGCTGGTCGATCTCGCGGTCGAGCGCGGCGGCAATGTCGAGGGCGCCAAGGCGGGCGAGGTGGTCGAGACCGACGGCATCAAGATCGTCGGCTACACCAATGTCGCCGGCCGGGTCGCGGCCTCGGCCTCCAGCCTCTACGCGCGCAACCTGTTCTCGTTCATCGAGACCATGGTCGACAAGGCCAGCAAGGCGCTCGCGGTCAATTGGGACGACGAGCTGGTGAAGGCCACCGCGCTGACCAAGGACGGCGCCGTCATCCATCCCAACTTCCAGCCGAAGTAAGGAGCCAAGCCATGGAGCATCTCGCGCAGGCCGTCGATCCCTTTGTGTTCCGGCTGTCGATCTTCGTGCTCGCCGTGTTCGTCGGCTATTTCGTGGTGTGGTCGGTGACGCCTGCGCTGCACACGCCGCTGATGAGCGTGACCAACGCGATCTCCTCGGTGATCGTGGTCGGTGCGCTGCTCGCGGTCGGCGTCGGCATGGTGTCGAGCGGCTCGGGCTGGGCCCGCGGCTTCGGCTTCGTGGCGCTGATCTTCGCCTGCGTGAACATCTTCGGCGGCTTCCTGGTCACCCAGCGCATGCTGGCGATGTACAAGAAGAAAGCCAAGTAAACGGCACACCTCGGGGTGATGTAAGGATTTGGGGGACCTGAGATGAGCGCCAATCTCTCTGCACTGTTGTATCTCGTGGCGGGGGTGCTGTTCATCCTGTCGCTGCGCGGGCTGTCGAGCCCGGCGTCGTCGCGCCAGGGCAACATGTTCGGCATGATCGGCATGGCGATCGCGGTCGGCACGACGCTTGCGGCCCATCCGCCGGCCGACGGCGTGGCCTGGCTGCTGGTGATCCTCGCGGTCGCGATCGGCGGCGGCATCGGTGCGGTGATCGCCCGCCGGGTGCCGATGACCTCGATGCCGGAGCTCGTCGCCGCGTTCCACTCGCTGGTCGGCATGGCCGCGGTGCTGGTCGCCGCCGGTGCGTTCTATGCGCCCGAGGCGTTCGACATCGGCACATCAGGCAACATCCATCCGCAGAGCCTGGTCGAGATGTCGCTCGGGGTTGCGATCGGCGCGTTGACCTTCACCGGCTCGGTGATCGCGTTCCTGAAGCTGTCGGCCAGGATGAGCGGTGCACCGATCATCCTGCCGTTCCGCCACGTCATCAACATCGTGCTGGCGCTGGCGCTGGTGTTCTTCATCGTCGGTCTCGTGCTGTCGGGCAGCGCGTTCGACTTCTGGATGATCGTGATCCTGGCGCTGGCGCTCGGCGTCTTGATGATCATCCCGATCGGCGGCGCCGACATGCCGGTCGTGATCTCGATGCTGAACTCGTACTCCGGTTGGGCCGCGGCCGGCATCGGCTTCACGCTCGGCAACTCGGCGCTGATCATCACCGGCGCGCTGGTCGGATCAAGCGGCGCGATCCTGTCCTACATCATGTGCCACGCGATGAACCGCTCGTTCATCTCGGTGATCCTCGGCGGCTTCGGCGGCGAGACCGCGGCCGCCGGCGGCGGCTCGGGCGAGCAGAAGCCGGCCAAGCTCGGCTCGGCCGACGACGCCGCCTTCATCATGAAGAACGCCTCCAAGGTCATCATCGTGCCGGGCTACGGCATGGCGGTGGCGCAGGCCCAGCACGCGCTGCGCGAGATGGCCGACCTGCTGAAGAAGGAAGGCGTCGAGGTGAAGTACGCCATCCACCCGGTGGCGGGCCGCATGCCCGGCCACATGAACGTGCTGCTGGCCGAGGCCAACGTGCCCTATGACGAGGTGTTCGAGCTCGAGGACATCAACTCGGAGTTCGCGCAGGCCGACATCGCGTTCGTGATCGGCGCCAACGACGTCACCAACCCGGCGGCCGAAGAGGACAAGACCTCGCCGATCTACGGCATGCCGGTGTTGCAGGTGTGGAAGGCCGGCACCGTGATGTTCATCAAGCGCTCGCTGGCCTCGGGCTATGCCGGCATCGACAACCCGCTGTTCTATCGCGACAACACCATGATGCTGCTCGGCGACGCCAAGAAGGTCACCGAGAACATCGTCAAGGCGATGTAGGACCGATCGCGATGGCGCTGAACCGGGAGTGGCATCGCGCGCATCGCATGCCGCCCCGGGCGACGCGCGAACAGCGGATCGAGTGGCATGTCGCGCATGTGGCGGCCTGCGCCTGCCGTCCGGTTCCTGACAGCATCAAGGCTGACGTCGAGAAGCGGCGGAAGCTCCGCGGCAAAAAATAGCCGCGGTCACTGGTGATGACGCTGGCTCTCGCAATCCTGAAATGGCTCCTGGTCGCGGCAGTGGTCGTCTATCTGGGCGGGCTCGCGGTGCTGTACCTCAAGCAGCGTGACTTGCTGTTTCCGGCGCCGCCGGTCGGACGGACGGCACCGGCGGCCGCCGGTCTTCCGGACGCGGAGGAGCATGTCCTGACCACCGCCGACGGCGAGAAGGTCATCGTCTGGCACGTGCCGGCGAAGCCGGGCCGGCCGGTCGTGCTGTTCTTTCCCGGCAATGGCGATTTCCTTGCCGGCCGCGTGGCGCGCTTCAAGGCCATCACGGCCGACGGCACCGGGCTGGTGGCGCTGTCCTATCGCGGCTATGCCGGCTCGAGCGGATCTCCGAGCGAGCAGGGACTGCTCCAGGACGTCGCGGCGGCTTACGCCTTCGCCACCGCGCGCTACCGTGCCGAGCAGATCGTGGCCTGGGGATTCTCGCTCGGCACCGGCGTTGCGGTGGCGCTCGCCGCCGGGCATCCGGTCGGCAGGCTGATCCTGGAGGCGCCTTACACGTCGACGGTCGACGTCGCGGGCGCGCTGTTCTGGTATGTGCCGGTCAGCCTGCTGATGCGGGACCAATTCCATTCCGACCGGCGGATCACCGGCGTCAAGGCGCCGCTCCTGATCATGCATGGCACCGCCGATCCGGTGATCCCGATCCGTTTCGGCGAGCGCCTGTTCGGCCTCGCCCATGAGCCCAAGCAATTCGTGCGCCTGCCCGGTGGCGGGCATGACAATCTCGACGATTTCGGTGCGATGGCGATCGCAAGGCGGTTTATCGACGCCGCGGGAGGCTGACGGCGGCGATTGTCTGTCGCATACTCGCGCCAGTCGAATTGAGAGGTCGGACAATATGAGCGCACACGGACCGATGCCACGGTCGGCTTGGCTGTATCCCATTCTGGCGGTGTTGTTGTTCGCCGCGGTCTCGGCCTCAGGTTACGTCTTCGCGCCATCGGCGGGAGGCTGGCTGTTCGCGGCCGTGTTGCTCGTCATCCTGTTCGGCACCGTATTCGCGGCGGTCCACCACGCCGAAATGATCGCCGAGCGGATTGGCGAGCCATTCGGCACGCTGCTGCTGACGCTCGCGGTCACGATCATCGAGGTGGCGCTGATCGCGACCATCATGCTGGGCGACACCCCGGCGCCGACGCTGGCGCGCGACACCGTGTTCGCGGTGGTGATGATCGTCTGCAACGGCCTGGTCGGGCTCTGCATCTTCATTGGCGGCATCCGCTACCGCGAGCAGGATTTCCAGATCACCGGTGCCAACCTCTATCTCAGCGTGCTGTTCGTGCTCGCGACCATCACGCTGGACATGCCGAATTTCACCCTCACCGCGCCGGGACCGATGTATTCCACCGCCCAGCTCGCGGTAATCAGCGTCGTGACGCTGCTGCTCTATGCGGTGTTCCTGTACACCCAGACCATCCGCCACCGCGATTACTTCGTCAGCGGCGCCAATGAGGCGGCGGCGCATGGCGAGGTGATGTCGGACCGCGAGACGGCGATCAGCGTTGCCCTGCTGCTGGTGTCGCTGCTGGCGGTGGTGCTGCTGGCCAAGAAATTCTCGCTGGTGGTCGATGTCGTCACGGTCAAGATCGGCGCGCCGCCGGCCTTTGCCGGCCTGGTGGTGGCGGCCCTGATCCTGTTGCCGGAAAGCGTTGCCGCGGTATCGGCCGCGCGCAAGAACGACCTGCAGAAGAGCATCAACCTTGCGCTCGGCTCCTCGATCGCGACCATCGGGCTCACGGTTCCCGCCGTTGCCGTGGCCGCCTATGCGCTCGACAAGGAACTGGTGCTCGGCCTCAGCAACCAGCATATGCTGATCCTGCTGCTGACCTTCATGGTCAGCATGCTCACCTTCGGAACCGGTCGCACCAACATCCTGTTCGGGCTCGTTCACATGGTGGTGTTCGCGGTGTTCGTGTTCATGGTGTTCGTGCCGTAGCGCGCGATCCGTTCAAACAAGAAACTTGGAGACGTGACGATGCTCAGCGCCAAATCGGATGTTCAGGTCGATACCGCCGAGGTCCGTGTGACCGAGTGGCGGCTCGCGCCGGGCAGCGCAACCGGTCCGCATACCCACGAGATGGACTATGTCATCGTTCCGATCACCGCCGGCGAGATGACGATCGTGGCGCCGAATGGCGAGCGTTCCAAGGCCCAGCTTGGGGCCGGCAAGTCGTATTTCCGCAAAGCCGGGGTCCAGCACGATGTCCTCAACGAGACCGCCAGCGAGATCGTGTTCCTCGAGGTCGAACTCAAGCCCTGAGGCGGACCGGAACTCTGCAAAGTTCGAATGGCAGCTCCGAGCACGCGCCGTTGTGGAAATTCATAAGCCGTTAACGTCTGCACGATGATCTAAAAGCCGGACGCGGCCTTGCGCAGGGGACGCCTCCGGCTGAAACCAAAGTGACACCAAAGGTGACGTCGGAACGGGGGTTTGCCACCGATCCGACGCAGTTGATCCCTGAATGTGCCTCAAAGTTCCAGCATGAAATAAAGGGGCGGGGAGTGGCAGGTCATG
Coding sequences within:
- a CDS encoding Re/Si-specific NAD(P)(+) transhydrogenase subunit alpha, with the protein product MKIAVAKEIDPSEPRVAASPDTVKKFKALGAEVAVEPGAGIKSGLPDSEFTAVGATVSADALKDADIIIKVKRPEATELSQYKRGALVIAIMDPYGNEAALKAMADAGVSAFAMELMPRITRAQVMDVLSSQANLAGYRAVIEGAEAFGRAFPMMMTAAGTVPAAKVFVMGVGVAGLQAIATARRLGAVVTATDVRPATKEQVESLGAKFLAVEDEEFKNAQTAGGYAKEMSKEYQAKQAALTAEHIKKQDIVITTALIPGRPAPKLVSGEMVKSMKPGSVLVDLAVERGGNVEGAKAGEVVETDGIKIVGYTNVAGRVAASASSLYARNLFSFIETMVDKASKALAVNWDDELVKATALTKDGAVIHPNFQPK
- a CDS encoding proton-translocating transhydrogenase family protein, which produces MEHLAQAVDPFVFRLSIFVLAVFVGYFVVWSVTPALHTPLMSVTNAISSVIVVGALLAVGVGMVSSGSGWARGFGFVALIFACVNIFGGFLVTQRMLAMYKKKAK
- a CDS encoding NAD(P)(+) transhydrogenase (Re/Si-specific) subunit beta, giving the protein MSANLSALLYLVAGVLFILSLRGLSSPASSRQGNMFGMIGMAIAVGTTLAAHPPADGVAWLLVILAVAIGGGIGAVIARRVPMTSMPELVAAFHSLVGMAAVLVAAGAFYAPEAFDIGTSGNIHPQSLVEMSLGVAIGALTFTGSVIAFLKLSARMSGAPIILPFRHVINIVLALALVFFIVGLVLSGSAFDFWMIVILALALGVLMIIPIGGADMPVVISMLNSYSGWAAAGIGFTLGNSALIITGALVGSSGAILSYIMCHAMNRSFISVILGGFGGETAAAGGGSGEQKPAKLGSADDAAFIMKNASKVIIVPGYGMAVAQAQHALREMADLLKKEGVEVKYAIHPVAGRMPGHMNVLLAEANVPYDEVFELEDINSEFAQADIAFVIGANDVTNPAAEEDKTSPIYGMPVLQVWKAGTVMFIKRSLASGYAGIDNPLFYRDNTMMLLGDAKKVTENIVKAM
- a CDS encoding alpha/beta hydrolase, giving the protein MTLALAILKWLLVAAVVVYLGGLAVLYLKQRDLLFPAPPVGRTAPAAAGLPDAEEHVLTTADGEKVIVWHVPAKPGRPVVLFFPGNGDFLAGRVARFKAITADGTGLVALSYRGYAGSSGSPSEQGLLQDVAAAYAFATARYRAEQIVAWGFSLGTGVAVALAAGHPVGRLILEAPYTSTVDVAGALFWYVPVSLLMRDQFHSDRRITGVKAPLLIMHGTADPVIPIRFGERLFGLAHEPKQFVRLPGGGHDNLDDFGAMAIARRFIDAAGG
- a CDS encoding calcium:proton antiporter codes for the protein MSAHGPMPRSAWLYPILAVLLFAAVSASGYVFAPSAGGWLFAAVLLVILFGTVFAAVHHAEMIAERIGEPFGTLLLTLAVTIIEVALIATIMLGDTPAPTLARDTVFAVVMIVCNGLVGLCIFIGGIRYREQDFQITGANLYLSVLFVLATITLDMPNFTLTAPGPMYSTAQLAVISVVTLLLYAVFLYTQTIRHRDYFVSGANEAAAHGEVMSDRETAISVALLLVSLLAVVLLAKKFSLVVDVVTVKIGAPPAFAGLVVAALILLPESVAAVSAARKNDLQKSINLALGSSIATIGLTVPAVAVAAYALDKELVLGLSNQHMLILLLTFMVSMLTFGTGRTNILFGLVHMVVFAVFVFMVFVP
- a CDS encoding cupin domain-containing protein — encoded protein: MLSAKSDVQVDTAEVRVTEWRLAPGSATGPHTHEMDYVIVPITAGEMTIVAPNGERSKAQLGAGKSYFRKAGVQHDVLNETASEIVFLEVELKP